Genomic window (Streptosporangium brasiliense):
GGGACGTATCCAGCGGCCAGGAAGGTCCGGACGCTGGCCGCGTTGCCGGGGGCGATCTGGGCCCACAGCGGGTGCGGGGTGAGCTGACGGGCCGCGCAGGCCAGGGCCCTTCCCAGGCCCCGGCCCCGGTGCTCGGGATCGATCTCGACCGCGACCTCCCACCGGCCCGCCACCCCGCGCCCGATGACGAGGAGGCCGCCCGGGCAGGTCCACGTCCGGACGTCGTCACGGTAGAGGCGGGCGCGTCCGGCTCTCGGGTGGCCGGTCGCGGACACCTCGGTCAGCGCGATCTGCGGCCGGCCGGGAAGCGGCCCGGCGAGGGCGAGCATGTCGATGTTGTCGAGCCGGCGCCCCAGCCGTCCCTCCAGGGCGCCGAGGAAGCGGGGGCCGAGCGGCGCGGACAGGTCTCCGTCGGGGAGGCGCCGGTGGATCCACGACGCTTCGACGTCGGCGAATATCACGTTGTGCGCGGTGAAGGCGATGACACCCGCGTCACGCGGCGACGGCTGGGGCAGGATCGTCGGCCCCGTGTCCGGCGCGGGGAAGCGTCCCCTCGACGCCTCGGCGAGCAAGTCCGCCAGCGTGTCCGCTCCACCCGTCTCCATCGCAGGTGATCTTACCTCCGGTACGTCAGCGGATGAAGGGCGCCAGCAGACCGGGCACCGCCTCCTCGGCGAAGGCCAGCCCCTGCGTGACGGAGACGTCTCTGACCTTGTAGGAGCCCTTGCCCGCGGCCGTGGTCGCGGCCAGGGTGAGCAGGCCCGCTCTCCGCTGGAAGGGCGAGCGGCCGACGGTCCAGCCGATGATCGCCTCACGGCGGAGCGCCACCGTCCTGCGCCGGGCCGTGCCGTACCGGGTGACGAGGTAGGGGCCGTGGAGTCCGTGCCCCAGGTTGCGGTAGGCGTCGCGGGCCAGGAGCAGCCCGGCGGGGAGCAGCGCCGCACCGGCCGCCCAGAGCGGGGCGGGGACCCAGCTCAACCACGCGGCGAGCCCCGCGAGCAGCGGCGCGAGGACGAGCGGCGGCCAGACGGCGTGGACGGCCCTGCGGCGCAGCGCCACCCGGGGGTGGGGGCGCAGCGGCGCGAGGGTCGGTGAGACGTCCTCGCCCAGTACGGCGGCGGCGGCGCGGTGGGCCTCGGCGCGCGGGGCCGGCGGCAGCAGGGCCGTCGAGTCGTCCTCGCCGAGCCCGGTGGCCACGGCGTTCAGCCGGGCCCCCCGGCCCCAGCGCAGCGGCAGCGGCTCGGCCACCTCGACCCCGCGCAGCCGCCGCTCCTCCAGCGACATGGACCGGGTGGTCAGCAGGCCCCGCCGGACAAGGAGGGCGCGGCCGGGCCCGCGGGTCAGGCGGAAGTCCCACCAGGACTCCACGTAGAGCAGCAGGGTCCCCGTCAGCCCGATCGCCAGGACGACGCCGGTGGCCACGGCGAGAACCACGGCCGGGTGGGTCGCGGTGACGGCGGCCCACAGCTCGCCGAGGAAGCCGACCTCCGTAGGGCTGATCCCGAACATGTCCAGCACGCGGAAGAACAGGCCGAAGGGGGCCAGGCCGATGACCGGCGACCAACTGCTCAGCAGCGCGTAGCGGATCCAGGCCGGGCGCAGCTCGGCGATGACGGAGTCGGAGCGGGCCGTACGGCCGAGCAGGCCCCGCCGCAGGAGCAGGGCGTCGGTCCGGGAGATCCCGTCGAGGGAGAGCCCCTTGTCCGCGTCGTTCTGGCCGGTGCCGATCTTGACGTCGGCCAGACCGAAGATCCGGTACATCGGACCGGCCGTCACCTCGACGCTGCGCACCCGGTCACGCGGGACCGACCGCCGCCTGCGGAAGACCAGGCCGGAGTGGAGCTCGACGCGTTCGCCGGTGACCCGGTAGCGGGTGGTGGCGTAGCGGATCAGGCCGATCGAGGTGATCACGGCGGCCGCCGCCAGGATCGAGCCGAGGGTGATGACGGTCTGCGGGTTCAGCCGGTCGCCGGCGACCAGGGCGGTGGCCGCGACAGGCGCCAGCGGGCCGATCACCCAGCTCAGGCTCAGCCACGGCATCCACGGGTCGAGCCGCGTCCACTCCAGGCCGCCCGCCCCGCCGCCGACCCGCTCCGCCCCGTCATACCGGCGGTCGCCGGCCGTGTCTCGATCGCGGCTCACGTGGCGTCACCGGGGGTGTCCTGGGTCCGGGCGGTGAGCCGCTCGACGAGGTCGGCCGCGAGGACGTGGTCCAGGCCGTTGATCTTTATCGCGCCCGCCGCCGAGGCCGTGGTGACGGTCACGCCCGCCAGGCCGAAGATCTGCTGGAGCGGGCCCCGGACCGTGTCGACGGTCTGGATCCGCGACATCGGCGCGACCCGCCACTTCTGCCAGATCCAGCCGGAGGCCGCGTAGACCGCGTCGTCGGTGGTCTCCCAGCGGTGCACCCGGAACCGCCACCGTGGCATCACCGCCACGTAGGCGGCCCCCGGGACCGCGATGACGAGCGCCGGGAGCAGCAGCCAGAACCGGGCCGGCGGGATCAGGAGAGCGAGCAGGACCAGCACCAGGACCGGCGGGGCCACGAGCACGGCCGCCTGGCCCGTCCACCACCGGACCGCCCGGCTGTCCACCGGATTCCGGGGCGGCCGGAGCCTGAGCCCTCCATCGGCCCCGCCCTCCTGACCGCTCGTCTCATTTTTTGACCGCATGGCCAAAATTTAACACATGCGGACAGACACGCAATCCCATGCCCGCGGAGTCGGGGGACAGAAGGGAGTCGAGGGACAGAAGACCGCCGACGGGCCCGGCGCCTGCACGGCCGGCTCACCGGCCCTCATGAGCCCGTCGGGCCCTGACACGCCGCCCGGGCACCGCCTGTCGCGGGAGGTCCTCCGCCGGAGAGCGCGGACGCGGGAGCGCGCTCTCCGGCGGAGGACCTGTCGAGGACCGGCGAAGGCCGGTGGAGGACCAACCGAGAACCGGCCGAGGACCGGCCGAGGATCAGCCGAGGACCGGCGGAGGATCAGCCGGGCAGGCGCCTGATCCGCTCGGAGGCCGGGTCGTAGAGGGGCTCGGCGGTGACGGTGGCGCCGGTCCAGAGGCCGGTGACGCCGATCTCGACCCGGTCGCCGGGGGCGGTCCCGGCGGGCAGGTAGGCGTAGGCGATCGAGCGCTCCACCCGGTGGCCGTACCCGCCGCTGGTCACCCGGGAGGCCGGCGCGCCGCCGACGCGGACCGGCTCGCCGCCGAGGCAGACCTGGCGGGAGTCGTCCAGGACGAGGCAGCGCAGGCGCGGGCCAGGAGCCTCCGTCCCCCGACGGCCGTCCGGCGCTCCGGCGGGCGCGCCCGGAGCGGACCCGTCCGCGCCGCCGCGCCGGCCGGGCCGGTCCCGCCGAGCCGCCGCCTCAAGCGCGGACCGGCCGAGGAAGTCCTTGTCCATGGCCACCGCGAAACCCAGGCCGGCCTCGACCGGGGTGGTCTCCGGGGTGATGTCCAGGCCCCAGACCCGGTAGCCCTTCTCCAGGCGCATCGAGTCGATCGCCCGGTAGCCGGCCGGGCGCATGCCGTACGGCGTGCCCGCCTCCATGAGCGTGTCCCACAGGGTCAGCCCGTACTCCGACGGGCAGTACAGCTCCCAGCCGAACTCGCCCACGAACGTCACCCGCTGGGCCAGCACCGGGACGTTCCCGACGCTGATCTCTCTGGCCTGCATGTATCCGAAGGTCAGGTCGTCGTCGCAGACCGTGCCGAGGATGTCGAGCGCGCGCGGGCCCCACAGGCAGTAGCAGGCGTGGGCCGAGGTGACGTCCCGGACGTCGAGGCCGTGGCCGCGGAGCCAGGCCGCGTCGTGGACGCCGAAGGCGGTGCCGGTGACCAGACGGAAGCGGTCCTCGGCCAGGCGGGTGACGGTCAGGTCGGCCTCGATGCCGCCGCGCTCGTTCAGCAGCTGGGTGTAGACGATCGAGCCGGGGGGCCGGTCGAGCTGCCCGGCGCACGCCCGCTGCAGCCTCATCAGAGCCTGGTGCCCTGAGACTTCGAGCTTCGCGAACGAGGTCTGGTCGAACAGTCCCGCCGCGTCCCGCGTGGCCAGGCACTCCCGCCGGATCGCCGGGGACCAGATCCGGCCCGCCCAGCCGGCCGGGCGGACCTCCGGCGACTCCCGTGTTCCCCGCCCGTCTCCCTCCTCCCGCGCCGGGGCGTCGGCGTTGGGGCCTTCCTCCCGCACCGGGACGTCGACGTTGGAGTCTTCCTCCGGCACCGGGACGTCGACGTTGGAGTCTTCCTCCGGCACCGGGACGTCGGCGTTGGAGTCGAACCAGTTGACCCGCTCCCAGCCCGACTTCTCGCCGAACGCCGCCCCCAGCTCCGCCTGCCGTACCCACGCCGGGGAGCGGCGCAGCGGCCGGGCGGCGGTGCGCTCCTCGCCCGGGTAGACGATGTCGTAGTACTTCGAGTAGGAGTCGAGCGCCCTGGCCCGGGCCCACGGGGCGGACCGGGCGTGGCCGCCGAACCGGCGCAGATCCATGCCGAACACGTCGTACTCCGGCGAGCCGTCCACGATCCACTCGGCCATGACCTTGCCCACGCCGCCGGCGGCGGCCAGGCCGTGGACGCAGAACCCGGCCGCCGCCCACAGGCCGCGGACCGCCGTCTCGCCGAGCAGGAACTCCCCGTCGGGGGTGAACGCCTCGGGACCGTGGACGACCTTCGTGATCTCGGTACGGCCCAGCGCGGGGACCCGCCGTACCGCCGACTCCCACGATTCCTGAAATTTCGGCATATCGGGCGCGAACAGCGTCCGGGGCTCCTCCAGCGGCTGCCCGGTCTCCCAGATCTCCGGAGTCCGGATATATCCCCCGACGAGTATGCCGCCGCCCTCCTCGCGGAAGTAGACGATGTTGTCCGGGTCCCGGACCGTGGGCATAGACGAGGGGACCTCGAAAGGTTCGGTGACGACATACTGGTGTTTGATCGGCACGATCGGGATGTCCACCCCGGCCAGCCGCCCGACCCGGCCGCTGGCCGCCCCCGCCGCGATGACCACGGTGTCGGCCCGGACCGACCACTCCTCGGAGCCGAGCGCGAGGCGGACCCCGCCAACCGCGCCGCCGGCCACCTCCAGCCCCGTCACGCGGGTGCCGGTGAAGATCCGCACGCCCAGCTTCTCCGCCCCGGCCGCCAGCGCCCTGGCCAGCAGCGCCGGGTCGAGCCAGCCGTCCCCGGGCAGCCAGAGCGCGGCCCGCACGTCACGCACGTCGAGCAGCGGCAGCATCTCCCCCGCCTCGGCCCCGGACAGGACGGACAGCCCCAGGCCGTAGGTCTCCCCGGCCCCGGCCAGCCGCAGCGACTCCTCCACCCGCTCGGGCGTGGTCGCCAGGCGGAGCCCGCCCACCCCGCGCCAGCCGGGGTCCATCCCGGTCAGCTCGGCCAGTTCGGGGTAGAGGCCGGCCGAATACATGATCATCTTGGTCTGGGTGACGGTCGAGCGGAGCTGGCCCACGAATCCGGCCGAGTGCCAGGTGGTCCCCTCGGTCAGCTCGTGCCGCTCCACCAGGATCACCTCGCTCCAGCCGAGCTTCGCCAGGTGGTAGGCCACGCTGCACCCGGCCACCCCGCCGCCGATCACGACGGCCCGCGCAGAGTTGGGAAGTTCCAAGATCGGCAACCCCTCTGTAACAACTCGTCCGGATAATCGGATCAATGGTCTGAAGGTAGGCCAAAGGAGTGCGGCATGCCAGATGCTCTCGCAGCCGTCCGGGAGTGGGCCGGACAGCCCGTCACCGAGACGCCGATCAAGGGTGGGCTCAGCCACCGGATCGCCCGGCTGGACGCGGCCGACGGGCAGCGCTGGCTGCTGCGGGTGCTCGATCCACGCGTCTCGGGGGCGGGCCTCGGCATCCCCCTCGACCAGGAGATCGCCAACACGCTCCGCGCGGCCGAGGCCGGGGTCGGCCCGCGGGTCCTGCACCGGATGCCCGGCGCGCTGCTGCTGGAGTATCTCGACGGCGCCACCCTCGACGCGCACGGCGTGCGGACGCTCCCCGGACCGATCGCGGCGGCCTGCCGCCGCCTGCACGCCGGCCCCCGGTTCGTCAACGACTTCTCCATCTTCCGCAAGCTTGAGGAGTTCCTCGCCCTCTGCCATACCCACGCGCTACCGACACCCGACGGCTACGAGGACCGGCGGCGGGCGGCGGCGGAGATCGAGCGGGCGCTGGCCGCCCACCCGCTGCCGGCGGTGCCCTGCCACAACGACCTGCTGCCGGGCAACCTCATCCACTGCGGCACGGAGATCAAGATCGTGGACTACCAGCTCTCCGGGAACAACGACCCGGCCTTCGAGCTGGGCGACATCGCCGCCGAGGCCGACTACGACCCGGATCTGGCCGGCCGGCTGGCCCACGCCTACTTCGGCGAGGCCGACCCGCGGCTGATCGCGCGGGTCAGGCTCAACCTGATCATGTCCAACCTGACCTGGTCCCTCTGGTTCGCCGTGCATCACGGGCTGCTGCGGGAACAGGCGGCGGCCGCCGACTTCGACTACGACGCGGAGGCGGCCGACAAGTTCGCGCGGGCCGTACGGGACCTGGACGATCCGGGGTTCGGACGGCTCGTCGACGACGTCCGGGGCCGGCGCGCGCCGGCTCCCCGGACCCCCGCCCCCGGATGACCCCCTCATCCCGGAGTAAACCCCCCATGTAAGACGCAAGGAGGCTTGCATGACCAAGCCAGTGGTGCCACCTGTGGACACGGACGCGCAGCGGCTCGCCGAGCTCGGTTACAAGCAGGAGCTCTCCCGCACCTGGAGCGGCTTCTCCAACTTCGCCATCTCCTTCTCGATCATCTCCATCCTGGCCGGGTGTTTCACCACCTTCGGCCAGGCGTGGAACAACGGCGGGCCGATCGCCATCTCCTGGGGCTGGCCGCTGATCTCGATCTTCATTCTGATCATCGGCCTGTGCATGTCGGAGCTGGTGTCGGCCTACCCGACCGCCGGCGGCATCTACTGGTGGGCCGCCAAGCTGGGCAGGCCGGTCCACGGCTGGTTCACCGGGTGGTTCAATCTCGTCGGGCTGATCGCGGTGACCGCCTCGGTGGACTACGGCTGCGCGACGTTCATGAACATCACGATCAACCGGTTCGCCGAGGGCTTCGAGATCTCCCTCGGCAACACCTTCATCCTCTTCACGGTCATCCTGGTGCTGCACGCGCTGATCAACATCTTCAGCCACCGGCTCATCTCCGTGCTGCAGAACGTCTCGGTGTGGTGGCACGTGTTCGGGGCGGCCGTGGTGGTGGCCATCCTGATCTTCGGCCCGGACCGGCACCAGTCGCTGTCGTTCGTCTTCACCGAGCGCTTCAACAACTCGGGCTTCCCCGACACGTCGTTCTGGTTCTACGTGCTGCCGCTCGGCTTCCTGCTGACCCAGTACACGATCACCGGCTTCGACGCCTGCGCGCACGTCTCGGAGGAGACCCAGGGCGCCTCGAGGGCGGCGGCCCGCGGGCTCTGGCAGTCGATCTTCTACTCCGCGATCGGCGGCTGGGTCCTGCTGCTGGCGTTCCTGTTCGCGGCCACCGACGTGGACGCGGTCAACAAGGAGTTCGGCTTCGTGGGGGCCGTCTTCACCTCGTCGCTCACCCCGGTCCTGGCCACGGTGATCTTCGGCATCTCCACGATCGGGCAGTTCTTCTGCGGGATGAGCTGCGTGACCTCGATGTCCCGGATGACCTACGCGTTCTCGCGGGACGGCGGCATCCCCGGCTGGCGACTCTGGTCGAAGGTGAACAAGGACCGGACCCCGGTCAACGCGATCGTCTTCGGCTGCGTCGCGGCGCTCGTGCTGACCCTCCCGGCCCTCTACAAGGCCCCGACCGGCACCCCCCTGGCGTTCTACGCGGTGGTCTCGGTCGCGGTCGTCGGCCTCTACATCGCCTTCGCCATCCCGATCTGGCTCCGGCTGAGGATGGGCGACCGCTTCGAGCCCGGCCCGTGGACGCTGGGCGCGAAGTACAAGGTCATGTGCTGGATCGCCGTCATCGAGATCGTCGTGGTCTCGATCTACTTCATCATGCCGCTGGCCCCGGCGGGGGTGCCGTTCAACAAGGACGACCCCGCCACGCCGGGAGACGAGACGTTCACCTGGACCGCGGTCAACTACGCGCCGATCGTGGTCGGGCTGATGGTCCTCGCCGTGGGCCTGTGGTGGGCGCTGTCGGCCCGGCACTGGTTCACCGGGCCGCGCCGCACGGTCGAGGTCGAGGAGGACCAGCCGATCGCCTGATCAGGCTGCGGTCCCCCGGTCAGACCGCCTCGAACGCCTCCGCCACCGCGGCCCGGACCCGGTCCATGTCCGCGGTGGCCGGGGCCTCCCGGCTCAGCGAGGTCATGTCGACCTCCGGCATGCCGCAGGGCACCGCCCA
Coding sequences:
- a CDS encoding PH domain-containing protein, coding for MRSKNETSGQEGGADGGLRLRPPRNPVDSRAVRWWTGQAAVLVAPPVLVLVLLALLIPPARFWLLLPALVIAVPGAAYVAVMPRWRFRVHRWETTDDAVYAASGWIWQKWRVAPMSRIQTVDTVRGPLQQIFGLAGVTVTTASAAGAIKINGLDHVLAADLVERLTARTQDTPGDAT
- a CDS encoding GcvT family protein, whose product is MELPNSARAVVIGGGVAGCSVAYHLAKLGWSEVILVERHELTEGTTWHSAGFVGQLRSTVTQTKMIMYSAGLYPELAELTGMDPGWRGVGGLRLATTPERVEESLRLAGAGETYGLGLSVLSGAEAGEMLPLLDVRDVRAALWLPGDGWLDPALLARALAAGAEKLGVRIFTGTRVTGLEVAGGAVGGVRLALGSEEWSVRADTVVIAAGAASGRVGRLAGVDIPIVPIKHQYVVTEPFEVPSSMPTVRDPDNIVYFREEGGGILVGGYIRTPEIWETGQPLEEPRTLFAPDMPKFQESWESAVRRVPALGRTEITKVVHGPEAFTPDGEFLLGETAVRGLWAAAGFCVHGLAAAGGVGKVMAEWIVDGSPEYDVFGMDLRRFGGHARSAPWARARALDSYSKYYDIVYPGEERTAARPLRRSPAWVRQAELGAAFGEKSGWERVNWFDSNADVPVPEEDSNVDVPVPEEDSNVDVPVREEGPNADAPAREEGDGRGTRESPEVRPAGWAGRIWSPAIRRECLATRDAAGLFDQTSFAKLEVSGHQALMRLQRACAGQLDRPPGSIVYTQLLNERGGIEADLTVTRLAEDRFRLVTGTAFGVHDAAWLRGHGLDVRDVTSAHACYCLWGPRALDILGTVCDDDLTFGYMQAREISVGNVPVLAQRVTFVGEFGWELYCPSEYGLTLWDTLMEAGTPYGMRPAGYRAIDSMRLEKGYRVWGLDITPETTPVEAGLGFAVAMDKDFLGRSALEAAARRDRPGRRGGADGSAPGAPAGAPDGRRGTEAPGPRLRCLVLDDSRQVCLGGEPVRVGGAPASRVTSGGYGHRVERSIAYAYLPAGTAPGDRVEIGVTGLWTGATVTAEPLYDPASERIRRLPG
- a CDS encoding PH domain-containing protein translates to MSRDRDTAGDRRYDGAERVGGGAGGLEWTRLDPWMPWLSLSWVIGPLAPVAATALVAGDRLNPQTVITLGSILAAAAVITSIGLIRYATTRYRVTGERVELHSGLVFRRRRSVPRDRVRSVEVTAGPMYRIFGLADVKIGTGQNDADKGLSLDGISRTDALLLRRGLLGRTARSDSVIAELRPAWIRYALLSSWSPVIGLAPFGLFFRVLDMFGISPTEVGFLGELWAAVTATHPAVVLAVATGVVLAIGLTGTLLLYVESWWDFRLTRGPGRALLVRRGLLTTRSMSLEERRLRGVEVAEPLPLRWGRGARLNAVATGLGEDDSTALLPPAPRAEAHRAAAAVLGEDVSPTLAPLRPHPRVALRRRAVHAVWPPLVLAPLLAGLAAWLSWVPAPLWAAGAALLPAGLLLARDAYRNLGHGLHGPYLVTRYGTARRRTVALRREAIIGWTVGRSPFQRRAGLLTLAATTAAGKGSYKVRDVSVTQGLAFAEEAVPGLLAPFIR
- a CDS encoding amino acid permease, with translation MTKPVVPPVDTDAQRLAELGYKQELSRTWSGFSNFAISFSIISILAGCFTTFGQAWNNGGPIAISWGWPLISIFILIIGLCMSELVSAYPTAGGIYWWAAKLGRPVHGWFTGWFNLVGLIAVTASVDYGCATFMNITINRFAEGFEISLGNTFILFTVILVLHALINIFSHRLISVLQNVSVWWHVFGAAVVVAILIFGPDRHQSLSFVFTERFNNSGFPDTSFWFYVLPLGFLLTQYTITGFDACAHVSEETQGASRAAARGLWQSIFYSAIGGWVLLLAFLFAATDVDAVNKEFGFVGAVFTSSLTPVLATVIFGISTIGQFFCGMSCVTSMSRMTYAFSRDGGIPGWRLWSKVNKDRTPVNAIVFGCVAALVLTLPALYKAPTGTPLAFYAVVSVAVVGLYIAFAIPIWLRLRMGDRFEPGPWTLGAKYKVMCWIAVIEIVVVSIYFIMPLAPAGVPFNKDDPATPGDETFTWTAVNYAPIVVGLMVLAVGLWWALSARHWFTGPRRTVEVEEDQPIA
- a CDS encoding phosphotransferase family protein, producing the protein MPDALAAVREWAGQPVTETPIKGGLSHRIARLDAADGQRWLLRVLDPRVSGAGLGIPLDQEIANTLRAAEAGVGPRVLHRMPGALLLEYLDGATLDAHGVRTLPGPIAAACRRLHAGPRFVNDFSIFRKLEEFLALCHTHALPTPDGYEDRRRAAAEIERALAAHPLPAVPCHNDLLPGNLIHCGTEIKIVDYQLSGNNDPAFELGDIAAEADYDPDLAGRLAHAYFGEADPRLIARVRLNLIMSNLTWSLWFAVHHGLLREQAAAADFDYDAEAADKFARAVRDLDDPGFGRLVDDVRGRRAPAPRTPAPG
- a CDS encoding GNAT family N-acetyltransferase; translation: METGGADTLADLLAEASRGRFPAPDTGPTILPQPSPRDAGVIAFTAHNVIFADVEASWIHRRLPDGDLSAPLGPRFLGALEGRLGRRLDNIDMLALAGPLPGRPQIALTEVSATGHPRAGRARLYRDDVRTWTCPGGLLVIGRGVAGRWEVAVEIDPEHRGRGLGRALACAARQLTPHPLWAQIAPGNAASVRTFLAAGYVPVGAEALFSP